A window of Diospyros lotus cultivar Yz01 chromosome 14, ASM1463336v1, whole genome shotgun sequence contains these coding sequences:
- the LOC127790330 gene encoding nucleobase-ascorbate transporter 6-like — MSGKSAEPAPHPPKDQLPNVSFCMTSPPPWHEAILLGFQHYLVMLGTTVIIPTALVPQMGGGNEEKAKVIQTLLFVAGCNTLLQTFFGSRLPAVIGGSYTFVAATISIILSGRFSDPDPIERFKKTMRAIQGALIVASTLQIVLGFSGLWRNVTRFLSPLSAVPLVALAGFGLYEFGFPGVAKCVEIGLPQLIILVFLSQYLAHILGKGEKIFEQFSVIFSVAIVWIYAHILTIGGAYDDKPPKTQISCRTDRAGLIDAAPWIRVPYPFQWGAPSFDAGEAFAMMATSFVALVESTGAFIAISRAASATPMPPSVLSRGVGWQGVAILVSGMFGTVNGSSVSVENAGLLTLTRVGSRRVVQISAGFMIFFSILGKFGAVFASIPAPIVAALYCLFFAYVGSVGLSFLQFCNLNSFRTKFILGFSIFLGLSIPQYFNEYTAINGRGPAHTTGRWFNDMINVPFSSEAFVAGVLAYFLDNTIRKKGDQIRKDRGKHWWDKFKSFKTDPRSDEFYSLPLNLNKYFPSM; from the exons atgTCAGGCAAATCGGCTGAGCCGGCGCCGCACCCGCCGAAGGATCAGCTTCCCAACGTCTCCTTCTGCATGACTAGCCCTCCTCCATGGC ACGAGGCTATCCTCCTTGGGTTTCAACATTATTTGGTGATGCTGGGCACCACGGTTATCATTCCCACAGCTCTTGTTCCTCAAATGGGGGGAGGGAAT GAAGAGAAAGCAAAGGTGATTCAGACACTGCTCTTTGTTGCTGGATGTAACACCTTACTGCAGACATTCTTTGGTTCTAGATTGCCTGCTGTGATTGGAGGGTCATACACATTTGTCGCAGCCACAATTTCAATTATCCTCTCTGGTCGATTCAGTGATCCAGATCCTATAGAG AGATTCAAAAAGACAATGCGGGCAATCCAGGGTGCATTAATTGTTGCTTCGACTCTTCAGATAGTCCTGGGTTTCAGTGGCCTTTGGCGTAATGTCACAAG GTTTCTGAGTCCACTCTCAGCTGTTCCTTTGGTCGCTCTTGCTGGTTTTGGGCTTTACGAGTTTGGTTTTCCTGGG GTTGCTAAATGTGTTGAAATTGGGCTGCCACAGCTTATCATCTTAGTCTTTCTCTCACAG TATCTGGCCCATATTCTAGGCAAAGGAGAGAAAATCTTTGAACAATTTTCTGTAATATTTTCGGTGGCGATTGTTTGGATTTATGCTCACATACTCACTATAGGTGGGGCCTATGATGATAAACCACCAAAAACACAAATAAGCTGCCGTACTGATCGTGCCGGGCTTATTGATGCTGCTCCTTG GATAAGGGTTCCTTATCCCTTTCAATGGGGAGCACCTTCATTTGATGCTGGTGAAGCCTTTGCCATGATGGCTACGTCTTTTGTTGCTCTTGTAGAG TCCACTGGTGCCTTTATTGCTATTTCAAGAGCTGCAAGTGCAACTCCCATGCCGCCTTCTGTTCTCAGCCGAGGTGTCGGTTGGCAG GGAGTTGCCATTTTAGTGTCAGGGATGTTTGGAACTGTGAATGGATCTTCGGTATCTGT TGAAAATGCTGGTCTTCTAACTTTGACTCGTGTCGGCAGTAGGCGGGTTGTGCAAATATCAGCTGGATTcatgattttcttttctattcttg GGAAATTTGGAGCCGTCTTTGCCTCGATTCCAGCACCAATAGTTGCTGCTTTATATTGCCTTTTCTTTGCTTATGTGG GTTCAGTTGGTTTAAGTTTCCTTCAATTCTGCAATCTCAATAGCTTCCGAACAAAATTTATACTGGGATTCTCCATCTTTCTGGGCCTGTCAATACCCCAGTATTTCAACGAGTACACCGCAATTAATGGGCGTGGCCCGGCTCACACAACCGGGAGATGG TTCAACGATATGATCAATGTTCCCTTCTCATCGGAGGCATTTGTTGCCGGCGTGCTGGCCTACTTCTTGGACAACACAATACGCAAGAAGGGTGATCAGATCAGAAAAGACCGGGGCAAGCACTGGTGGGACAAATTCAAGTCCTTCAAGACCGACCCGAGAAGCGATGAGTTCTACTCTCTGCCCTTAAACCTCAACAAATACTTCCCATCGATGTAA
- the LOC127790596 gene encoding uncharacterized protein LOC127790596 — protein sequence MGNCQAVDNASLVIQHPCGRVEKLYWPLTAHQVMKMNPGHHVALLLTTTTAAANNNNNNRTTGATPVRITRIKLLRPTDTLVLGHAYRLVTNQDVMKGLWAKKCAKMKKKEPECMAQRMEQNLGSDFRAPPTRSVMEKTKKTTNKMLGNDEHQKKATKSSKAWQPSLQSISESAGS from the exons atggggaatTGCCAAGCCGTAGACAATGCAAGCCTAGTGATCCAACACCCATGTGGCAGAGTGGAGAAGCTTTACTGGCCCCTCACCGCCCATCAGGTCATGAAGATGAACCCTGGCCACCACGTCGCCCTTCTCCTAACCACAACCACCGCCGCcgccaacaacaacaacaacaaccgcACCACCGGCGCCACTCCAGTCCGAATAACCCGCATAAAGCTTCTCCGGCCGACGGACACTCTAGTCCTCGGCCATGCTTACAGGCTCGTCACCAATCAAG ATGTGATGAAGGGCTTGTGGGCGAAGAAGTGCgcgaagatgaagaagaaagagccaGAGTGCATGGCTCAGAGGATGGAACAGAACTTGGGTTCTGATTTTAGGGCACCTCCCACAAGATCTGTGAtggagaagacgaagaagacGACCAACAAG ATGTTAGGAAATGATGAACATCAGAAGAAGGcaaccaaatcatcaaaagCATGGCAGCCTTCATTACAGAGCATCTCTGAATCAGCTGGCAGCTGA
- the LOC127789520 gene encoding LIM domain-containing protein WLIM1-like: MATFAGTTQKCKACEKTVYLVDQLTADDKVYHRACFRCHHCKGTLKLSNYCSFEGVLYCKPHFNQLLKMTGSLDKSFEGAPKTVRVDKSVDQGHTNSKVSSLFAGTQDKCVACKKTVYPLEKVAVDGESYHRPCFKCVHGGCVISPSNYVAHEHRLYCKHHHSQLFKEKGNFSQLDRHEGDKEVAENTAST; encoded by the exons ATGGCGACTTTTGCAGGGACGACCCAGAAATGCAAGGCATGTGAGAAGACGGTGTACTTGGTGGATCAGCTCACTGCCGATGACAAGGTCTATCACAGGGCTTGCTTTAGGTGCCACCATTGCAAGGGCACCCTCAAG CTGAGCAACTATTGCTCCTTCGAGGGCGTGCTATATTGCAAGCCTCATTTCAACCAACTGCTTAAGATGACAGGAAGCTTGGACAAGAGTTTCGAAG GGGCTCCGAAAACTGTTAGAGTTGACAAGTCTGTCGATCAG GGCCATACAAACAGCAAAGTTTCGAGCTTATTTGCTGGAACTCAAGACAAATGTGTTGCTTGCAAGAAAACTGTTTATCCACTAGAAAAG GTGGCAGTTGACGGTGAGTCATACCACAGACCCTGTTTCAAGTGCGTGCATGGAGGCTGCGTTATCAGCCCGTCAAACTATGTGGCGCACGAGCATCGGCTCTACTGCAAGCACCACCACTCCCAACTCTTCAAGGAGAAGGGGAACTTCAGCCAACTGGACAGGCATGAAGGAGATAAAGAGGTGGCTGAGAACACAGCTTCTACTTGA